A stretch of the Bdellovibrio sp. 22V genome encodes the following:
- a CDS encoding P-loop NTPase translates to MEDVEVGHLSELDFKTSKAEEKADTKLWVVASGKGGVGKTFVSTSLGITLSKLGHSVVVVDLDLSGANVHTSLGLPPSHMNIRHYFEGVKSLQEIVIPTPFPHLSYVQGFWDSWTPTEISFTQIQNLIPEIKKLRADYVIVDLGAGALEAHLELFKAADEKFLITTPEPTSIEKTYRFLESFVCYSLRADSTPDAYGEMITTLRDHRQRTLAKPFSFRSYLKEQTGINYNFFEALSSTPVRLLVNSARTQINCDLGHSIKSVCNKYYDLGIDYAGSIDFDNAVWQSVRSREHVLQAQPFTPLAGQFLATCKQLIDPEELRAVV, encoded by the coding sequence ATGGAAGATGTTGAAGTAGGACACCTAAGCGAACTTGATTTCAAAACATCTAAAGCTGAAGAAAAAGCCGACACAAAGCTGTGGGTTGTGGCATCTGGCAAAGGTGGCGTCGGAAAAACCTTTGTCTCTACAAGCTTGGGCATCACACTTTCGAAACTAGGTCATTCTGTTGTTGTTGTTGATTTAGATTTGAGTGGCGCCAATGTCCATACGTCTTTAGGTCTTCCTCCTTCACACATGAATATCCGTCATTACTTTGAAGGCGTGAAGTCCCTGCAGGAAATCGTGATTCCAACACCTTTCCCGCATCTTTCTTATGTGCAAGGTTTCTGGGATTCTTGGACGCCGACGGAGATTTCATTCACACAAATTCAAAATCTGATTCCTGAAATTAAAAAACTTCGCGCAGACTATGTGATTGTTGATCTCGGTGCCGGAGCTTTGGAAGCGCACCTCGAGCTTTTCAAAGCCGCTGACGAAAAATTCTTGATCACAACACCAGAGCCGACAAGCATTGAAAAGACATATCGCTTTCTTGAATCTTTCGTATGTTACTCTTTGCGCGCAGATTCAACGCCGGATGCTTACGGTGAAATGATTACGACTTTGCGTGATCACCGCCAAAGAACTTTGGCGAAGCCTTTTTCTTTCCGCTCGTATCTGAAAGAACAAACTGGAATTAATTATAATTTCTTTGAAGCGCTATCATCGACGCCAGTTCGTCTTCTGGTGAACTCCGCACGCACACAAATTAACTGTGATTTGGGTCATTCAATTAAGAGTGTCTGCAATAAGTACTACGACTTAGGTATTGATTATGCGGGCTCCATCGATTTTGACAATGCGGTGTGGCAGTCAGTGCGCTCTCGAGAGCACGTCTTGCAAGCACAGCCTTTCACGCCACTCGCAGGACAATTTTTGGCTACCTGCAAACAACTTATTGATCCGGAAGAGCTTCGCGCCGTAGTATAA
- a CDS encoding helix-turn-helix domain-containing protein — protein MQATSRYNYYEILELSANAPQHEVTTAYERARSTYSGDNPAIYTIFSEQEARELLVLIEEAYEILGNKILRNIYDQRLLSGRASLNDLTYASIIEASKQIFPEQKPQPVQNTYKKDEAFEAEIQAQTNWDGAFLKKVREYKQISPQRLSEITKINPYYVTAVEGMNAENLPAVVFVRGYVVQMAKALGLDEKKVADSYMKNFKNSLGK, from the coding sequence ATGCAAGCTACTTCTCGTTATAACTATTATGAAATTCTTGAACTGAGCGCGAATGCACCTCAACACGAGGTCACGACCGCTTACGAAAGAGCTCGTTCGACATACTCCGGTGACAACCCTGCTATTTACACTATCTTCTCTGAGCAGGAAGCCCGCGAGTTGTTAGTTCTTATCGAAGAAGCCTACGAAATTCTTGGCAACAAAATTCTTCGCAATATCTATGACCAACGCTTGCTGAGTGGCCGCGCTTCTTTGAATGATCTGACTTACGCTTCAATCATTGAAGCAAGCAAGCAGATCTTTCCAGAACAAAAGCCACAGCCCGTGCAAAATACTTATAAAAAAGACGAAGCTTTTGAAGCCGAAATCCAAGCTCAAACGAACTGGGATGGCGCTTTCCTTAAAAAGGTTCGTGAATACAAACAAATCTCCCCTCAACGTCTGAGTGAAATCACGAAGATCAATCCTTACTATGTGACAGCAGTAGAAGGAATGAATGCGGAAAATCTTCCGGCAGTGGTTTTTGTCAGAGGTTACGTCGTACAAATGGCGAAAGCTTTGGGTCTGGACGAGAAAAAAGTCGCCGACTCATACATGAAAAATTTCAAGAACAGTCTTGGAAAATAG
- a CDS encoding RluA family pseudouridine synthase — protein MENSSSPGQKINIIATAEMDGLRLDKALALVPEVGTRSRAAHLIENSAVLVNGKSVKASAAIKENDSIDIELPAPEPTELQPYDLKLHVLFEDEDLIVINKPAGLVVHPAAGHAHDTLVNALIAHTDDLSMKFGEERPGIVHRLDKETSGVIVIAKNDKTHEALTAQFKERSTHRIYYAVCIGTARTLKGTFKSFLARHPIDRKRYASVLGDDRKPLQDKDDPPMIGKWAVTHYEVISRKSGLSYLKLKLETGRTHQIRVHLSENGLPIAGDVIYGADKKIKNVEARSTQEDIRNLPRFLLHAAELAFTHPRTQERMSFTQDWPSDIQLLIKKWGLT, from the coding sequence TTGGAAAATAGTTCCTCTCCGGGTCAAAAAATCAATATCATCGCCACTGCTGAAATGGACGGACTACGTCTTGATAAAGCGTTGGCGCTTGTTCCAGAAGTGGGAACGAGATCCCGTGCGGCTCATCTTATCGAAAATTCCGCTGTTCTTGTGAATGGAAAATCCGTTAAAGCCTCGGCCGCTATTAAAGAGAATGACTCGATCGATATTGAATTGCCAGCGCCAGAGCCGACAGAACTTCAACCCTATGACTTAAAACTTCACGTTCTTTTCGAAGATGAAGATCTTATCGTCATCAATAAGCCGGCGGGACTTGTCGTGCATCCAGCGGCAGGGCACGCGCATGACACTTTGGTGAATGCGCTGATCGCCCATACCGACGATCTTTCAATGAAGTTTGGTGAAGAAAGACCCGGGATTGTCCATCGTCTTGATAAAGAAACCAGCGGTGTGATTGTTATCGCTAAAAATGACAAAACACATGAAGCCTTAACGGCGCAGTTTAAAGAGCGTTCCACACACCGGATCTACTATGCAGTTTGCATCGGAACAGCTCGAACATTGAAGGGCACCTTCAAAAGTTTCTTGGCTCGCCATCCGATTGATCGCAAGCGCTACGCTTCTGTTTTGGGAGATGACCGTAAGCCTTTGCAAGACAAAGACGATCCGCCGATGATTGGGAAATGGGCGGTGACACATTATGAAGTCATCTCTAGGAAAAGCGGTTTAAGTTATCTTAAACTTAAACTGGAAACCGGCAGAACGCATCAGATCCGCGTTCATTTGTCTGAGAACGGTCTTCCGATTGCCGGGGACGTTATTTACGGCGCCGATAAAAAAATCAAGAATGTCGAAGCGCGAAGCACTCAAGAGGATATTCGCAATCTTCCCCGTTTCTTGTTGCATGCCGCAGAGCTGGCCTTCACTCATCCGCGCACGCAAGAACGAATGTCTTTCACGCAGGATTGGCCTTCAGACATTCAGCTTCTAATCAAAAAATGGGGGCTGACGTGA
- the pgeF gene encoding peptidoglycan editing factor PgeF: protein MNLEQTHLGYELKTPHLTVFFGGINAPLSTLAEAYPQFTLVRLKQIHSDAVVETKDAQLDYQVIADSHYTREKNLALCVITADCVPIFFYHHDLGIIAGAHAGWRGVASRIIPKTIERLKSLGASPEKLEVIIGPHIQKSSFEVGNDVRDQILTSLGPLSIQERALFSEALPESKSLVDLNQVVRTQLLQEGVEMERVFDLHIDTFTNPDFHSHRRDKEKAGRQISFICRTL, encoded by the coding sequence GTGAATTTAGAACAAACGCATTTGGGTTATGAACTCAAGACGCCTCATTTGACGGTTTTCTTCGGCGGCATCAACGCGCCTTTGAGCACGCTCGCTGAAGCTTACCCGCAATTTACACTTGTTCGTCTTAAGCAAATTCACAGTGACGCGGTTGTCGAAACCAAAGATGCTCAGCTTGATTATCAAGTGATCGCGGACTCCCACTATACTCGCGAAAAGAATCTTGCGCTTTGTGTGATCACGGCCGACTGTGTGCCGATTTTCTTTTATCATCACGATCTTGGCATCATCGCTGGCGCTCATGCGGGTTGGCGTGGCGTTGCCAGCAGAATTATTCCTAAAACTATTGAGAGGCTAAAATCTTTGGGTGCTTCACCCGAGAAACTTGAAGTCATTATCGGGCCGCACATTCAAAAGTCCAGCTTTGAAGTCGGTAATGATGTACGCGATCAAATTCTTACAAGCCTCGGTCCGTTAAGCATTCAAGAAAGAGCGCTTTTTAGTGAAGCTTTGCCAGAATCAAAATCCCTTGTGGATCTGAATCAAGTCGTGCGCACGCAGCTTCTGCAAGAAGGTGTCGAGATGGAGCGCGTTTTTGATTTACACATTGATACGTTCACGAATCCGGATTTTCACTCTCACCGTCGCGACAAAGAAAAGGCTGGAAGACAGATCAGCTTTATCTGTCGCACTCTATGA
- a CDS encoding DNA-3-methyladenine glycosylase has protein sequence MILPQDFYYQDTTTVAKALLGKVLHIKDKDQGEHRARIVEVEAYLGVEDPACHTFGDRRTQRTKSMYLNGGHSYVYLIYGMYHCLNFVTRTEEHPEAVLIRAVEPFEAPANPKKKDLKTNGPGKLCRHYHITKDHDGLRLWKKNSELYVSEDDFKVSSRQIISTTRVGVDYAGEAASWPLRFYLKDNLYVSRR, from the coding sequence ATGATCCTTCCCCAGGATTTTTATTATCAAGATACAACAACGGTCGCGAAAGCGCTGCTTGGCAAAGTTTTGCATATTAAAGACAAAGACCAAGGGGAACACCGCGCGCGTATCGTTGAGGTCGAAGCGTATTTAGGTGTCGAGGATCCTGCCTGCCATACCTTCGGCGACCGTCGTACACAAAGAACCAAGTCGATGTATCTGAATGGCGGTCACAGTTATGTTTATCTTATCTATGGTATGTACCATTGTTTGAATTTTGTGACTCGCACAGAAGAACATCCCGAGGCGGTTTTGATTCGCGCCGTGGAGCCGTTTGAAGCTCCCGCCAATCCAAAGAAAAAAGATCTAAAGACCAATGGCCCCGGAAAGCTCTGCCGGCATTATCACATCACGAAAGATCATGATGGTTTGCGTTTGTGGAAAAAAAATTCCGAACTGTACGTGAGTGAAGACGATTTCAAAGTTTCTTCGCGACAAATTATCTCTACAACCCGTGTTGGCGTTGACTACGCCGGGGAAGCGGCATCCTGGCCTCTGCGCTTTTACCTTAAAGACAATCTTTACGTCTCTCGCCGTTAG
- a CDS encoding hemolysin III family protein, with translation MEKIIPHVQDGERFNTFSHAVGAILALIGSALLVYLAAYKQDTWRLFSFTVYAFTTVGLYCISTIYHGSHGQKKEFYRKLDYIGIYLKIAGNYTPYAILALRGKTGWMVLGVVWTLAVVGIMWELVVSPKNRSLSLALYGVMSVTVLPALKQLMDAIPPVGFAMIMAGYISYAIGVYFFFNDTKIKHGHGMWHLCVMAGTAFQYLCVLIYLT, from the coding sequence ATGGAAAAGATTATACCGCACGTACAGGACGGGGAACGTTTCAACACCTTCTCTCACGCTGTGGGCGCTATTCTAGCACTTATTGGTTCGGCACTTTTGGTGTACTTGGCCGCTTACAAGCAGGATACTTGGCGTCTTTTTTCATTCACTGTTTATGCTTTCACAACCGTGGGCCTTTATTGCATTTCAACGATTTATCACGGCTCACACGGACAGAAGAAAGAGTTCTATCGCAAGCTTGATTACATTGGAATTTATCTGAAGATCGCCGGCAACTACACGCCTTACGCGATTCTTGCTCTTCGTGGAAAAACCGGTTGGATGGTTTTGGGCGTTGTTTGGACTTTGGCGGTTGTTGGAATAATGTGGGAGCTTGTCGTTTCGCCGAAGAATCGCAGTCTTTCTTTGGCCCTTTACGGAGTCATGAGTGTCACGGTCCTCCCCGCTCTGAAACAACTTATGGATGCGATTCCTCCGGTGGGATTTGCGATGATTATGGCGGGATATATTTCCTACGCGATCGGCGTTTACTTCTTTTTCAACGATACGAAAATCAAGCACGGTCACGGAATGTGGCACTTATGCGTGATGGCCGGAACCGCATTTCAATATTTGTGCGTGTTGATTTATCTTACGTAA
- a CDS encoding cystathionine gamma-synthase gives MKKVTENLGFATRAIHAGQSPDPTTGAIMTPVYLTSTYVQESPGVHKGWEYSRTHNPTRRAYENCLANLESGKYGFAFASGCAATTTILHILKGGDHVIAMDDMYGGTFRLFDKVLKHDGMEFSFVDLTKVENFEKAIKPNTKMVWLETPTNPTLKLVDIKKISAIAKSKGIIVAVDNTFMSPYFQRPLELGADIVVHSATKYIGGHSDVVGGVAVTSREDLAEKLAFLSNGMGAIQGPFDSFMCLRSLKTLPLRMKAHQENAMTIARFLESHPKVEKVIYPGLESHPQHALAKEQMHGFGGMITFYIKGGMESARKFLENVNVFSLAESLGGVESLIEHPAIMTHASVPPETRKTLGIDDSLIRLSVGVEDINDLLADLKFAFDKA, from the coding sequence ATGAAAAAGGTAACTGAAAACTTAGGTTTTGCGACAAGAGCGATCCACGCAGGTCAGTCTCCGGACCCGACAACAGGAGCGATCATGACTCCTGTATATTTGACCTCGACTTATGTACAAGAATCTCCGGGCGTTCATAAAGGATGGGAGTATTCTCGCACACATAACCCCACTCGCCGTGCTTATGAAAACTGCTTGGCGAATCTTGAAAGCGGTAAATACGGTTTTGCCTTTGCTTCAGGTTGCGCGGCAACGACGACGATCTTGCACATTCTGAAAGGCGGCGATCACGTCATCGCCATGGATGATATGTACGGCGGAACTTTCCGTCTTTTCGATAAAGTTCTTAAGCATGACGGGATGGAGTTTTCCTTTGTCGATTTGACGAAGGTTGAAAACTTTGAAAAGGCGATCAAGCCCAACACAAAAATGGTGTGGCTTGAAACTCCGACGAATCCGACTTTGAAGCTTGTTGATATTAAGAAAATTTCTGCCATTGCGAAAAGCAAAGGGATTATTGTCGCTGTTGATAACACGTTCATGAGCCCTTACTTCCAAAGACCTCTGGAGTTGGGCGCGGATATCGTGGTTCACTCTGCCACAAAATATATCGGTGGTCACAGTGACGTGGTTGGCGGTGTTGCAGTGACATCACGTGAAGACCTGGCAGAAAAATTGGCCTTCTTGAGTAACGGAATGGGCGCGATTCAAGGTCCTTTTGATTCTTTCATGTGCTTGCGCAGTTTGAAAACTTTGCCTCTGCGTATGAAGGCGCACCAAGAAAATGCGATGACTATTGCACGATTCTTGGAGTCTCACCCGAAAGTTGAAAAAGTTATCTATCCCGGTCTTGAAAGCCATCCTCAACATGCTCTCGCAAAAGAGCAGATGCATGGCTTCGGCGGTATGATCACTTTCTACATCAAAGGGGGCATGGAATCGGCTCGTAAATTCTTGGAAAACGTGAATGTTTTCTCTTTGGCCGAGAGTTTAGGAGGCGTAGAAAGCCTTATTGAGCACCCTGCGATTATGACGCACGCCTCCGTGCCGCCGGAGACTCGTAAGACTTTGGGAATTGATGACTCTCTCATTCGCCTCTCAGTGGGTGTTGAAGACATCAATGACCTGTTGGCGGATTTAAAATTTGCCTTTGATAAAGCCTAA
- a CDS encoding cysteine synthase family protein yields the protein MSQIYNSILDTVGNTPMVALHNVTKGSKHKFFAKVEYFNPGGSIKDRVAVAMIEEAEKRGDLKPGGVIVEATSGNTGVGLALAAAVKGYKCIFVMPEKMSEEKRAILRAYGAQVVITPMVDPDHPMSHYNVSKRIADETPGGFLVNQFFNADNPTRHYKTTGPEIWKQMDGKIDVLVGGAGTGGTLSGCGKYLKEQKHDVKIVCADPIGSILYDLFYHKKIVDPPGSYKVEGIGEDMLPGNMHMDVMDGFVRVSDPEAFEMTRRLVKEEGLLVGPSSATALIGAMKYAEKLEKPSNIVVIFPDSGRQYLSKAFNDQWMVEAGFIKADEVKNVFNRVISAEEALKNLSKK from the coding sequence ATGTCACAAATCTATAATTCGATTTTGGATACCGTTGGCAACACTCCAATGGTGGCGCTTCATAACGTTACTAAAGGCTCCAAACATAAATTCTTCGCGAAAGTGGAGTATTTCAATCCCGGTGGCAGCATCAAAGACCGCGTCGCTGTTGCGATGATCGAAGAGGCGGAAAAAAGAGGCGATTTGAAGCCAGGTGGCGTGATCGTTGAAGCCACTTCGGGAAATACAGGCGTGGGTTTGGCTCTTGCGGCGGCCGTAAAAGGTTATAAATGTATTTTCGTCATGCCAGAAAAGATGAGCGAAGAAAAACGCGCCATCTTGCGTGCTTACGGAGCGCAAGTTGTGATCACTCCGATGGTGGATCCGGATCATCCGATGAGCCACTACAATGTCTCAAAAAGAATCGCGGATGAAACTCCGGGTGGATTCTTGGTGAATCAGTTCTTCAATGCAGACAACCCAACTCGTCATTACAAAACAACAGGTCCAGAGATTTGGAAACAAATGGATGGAAAAATCGACGTGCTTGTCGGCGGAGCTGGAACCGGCGGAACCCTTTCAGGTTGCGGCAAGTATCTCAAAGAGCAAAAACACGATGTGAAAATCGTGTGCGCGGATCCGATTGGAAGCATCCTTTACGACTTGTTTTATCATAAAAAAATCGTAGATCCTCCGGGCTCTTATAAAGTGGAAGGGATCGGCGAGGACATGCTTCCCGGCAATATGCATATGGATGTGATGGACGGCTTTGTGCGCGTTTCAGATCCGGAAGCCTTTGAAATGACCCGTCGTCTTGTGAAAGAAGAAGGCCTTCTGGTGGGACCTTCCAGTGCGACGGCTTTGATTGGTGCCATGAAGTACGCCGAAAAGCTTGAAAAGCCATCGAATATCGTTGTTATCTTCCCTGATAGCGGCCGTCAGTATTTGAGTAAAGCGTTCAATGATCAGTGGATGGTTGAAGCGGGCTTTATCAAAGCCGACGAAGTAAAAAATGTATTCAATCGCGTGATCTCTGCGGAAGAAGCGTTAAAAAATCTTTCTAAAAAATAG
- a CDS encoding MlaD family protein, giving the protein MKVETKVGLLAFLSIVLVVVFAYFMGFVSPFSSAKELNVMYNYAGGIEEGSPVRVMGIKVGKVKSISFDPSFKMANGEEVKLRLTITIDKKAWTSVRKDSKFFINLAGVIGEKFLEVSPGSSEAAEFSSGDYVRGEDPPRIDQLISQSYGLAGKIIELVEKNEGSVTNMIQQLDRLTTNFNKTLVLLDKTTKNREVARLLDNAVKISDDVSYMTHNLRSKKAEETYDLVHKLLFRLEPLDGPAIKKFFQEEGVRARIF; this is encoded by the coding sequence ATGAAAGTCGAAACCAAGGTTGGTTTGCTAGCGTTTCTTTCCATAGTACTCGTGGTGGTTTTTGCTTACTTCATGGGTTTTGTTTCTCCTTTCTCTAGCGCTAAAGAGCTCAATGTTATGTACAACTATGCTGGCGGAATTGAAGAAGGTTCTCCAGTGCGTGTCATGGGTATTAAAGTTGGAAAAGTAAAAAGTATTTCCTTCGATCCCTCTTTTAAAATGGCGAATGGTGAAGAGGTTAAATTGCGTCTCACCATCACAATTGATAAAAAAGCCTGGACCAGTGTCCGTAAAGATTCCAAATTTTTCATCAATCTTGCCGGTGTGATCGGCGAAAAGTTTTTAGAAGTTTCCCCGGGGAGTTCTGAGGCGGCCGAATTTTCTTCCGGCGATTATGTTCGTGGCGAAGATCCGCCAAGAATTGATCAATTGATCTCACAAAGTTACGGTTTGGCCGGCAAAATCATCGAGTTGGTGGAGAAAAATGAAGGCTCCGTGACAAATATGATTCAACAATTGGATCGTTTGACCACCAACTTCAATAAAACCCTCGTTCTTTTGGATAAAACGACCAAGAATCGTGAAGTCGCAAGACTTCTTGATAATGCGGTCAAAATCAGCGATGACGTTTCTTACATGACGCATAACTTGAGATCTAAGAAAGCGGAAGAAACTTATGACCTCGTTCATAAGCTCCTTTTCAGATTGGAGCCACTTGATGGCCCGGCAATCAAAAAGTTCTTCCAAGAAGAAGGCGTGAGAGCGCGCATTTTCTAG
- a CDS encoding ABC transporter permease, protein MIALIAETITGIFLPPFRRKEFFQQLYFVANKSLLIIVFCVSFAAIVTILESSFHMKMVIQNDSMVPGFAALLILRELGAVVTALLLTSRVGAGYASEVGSMQITEQIDALRMLGIDPVNYLVVPRFLACVLGGIILTIIANMACIGSAMLVSSSYLGYTPSMFLTSMDRFVQFKDMVFAIIKGACFGGVIPLVACYFGFRCESGAEGVGRATTNTVVVASIAIIVIDFILSYTFSYLY, encoded by the coding sequence ATGATCGCTCTTATTGCTGAAACTATCACCGGCATTTTCCTTCCGCCATTTAGAAGAAAAGAGTTCTTCCAACAGCTGTATTTCGTGGCAAATAAAAGCTTACTTATCATCGTTTTCTGCGTTTCTTTCGCGGCCATTGTCACCATTCTTGAGTCGTCTTTTCATATGAAAATGGTGATTCAAAATGATTCCATGGTTCCGGGTTTTGCCGCCCTTCTTATCCTACGAGAGTTAGGTGCTGTGGTAACAGCGCTTCTTCTGACGTCACGAGTGGGAGCCGGGTATGCTTCGGAAGTCGGTTCCATGCAGATCACGGAACAGATCGATGCGCTTCGTATGTTGGGAATTGATCCCGTGAACTATCTCGTGGTGCCAAGATTCCTTGCCTGTGTCTTGGGCGGAATTATTTTAACTATCATTGCGAACATGGCCTGTATCGGATCGGCGATGTTGGTTAGCAGTTCTTATCTGGGTTATACACCTTCGATGTTTTTAACTTCGATGGACCGGTTTGTTCAGTTTAAGGACATGGTTTTTGCAATCATTAAAGGCGCTTGCTTCGGAGGAGTGATTCCTCTAGTGGCATGTTATTTCGGTTTTCGCTGTGAATCGGGAGCCGAAGGTGTTGGCAGAGCGACAACAAATACTGTGGTCGTGGCCTCCATCGCAATTATTGTGATTGATTTTATTTTATCCTATACTTTTAGTTATCTTTATTAG
- a CDS encoding ABC transporter permease encodes MTFVISILDEVGGTLLFLRNILRTLFQKKLKTHEVFEQIWKVTADSFFTTAMAGFFVGAIMTVQFAMQMKEFGALGYLGGLATSGTFREVGPLLIAFMLSGKVGAFTSAELGTMRVTEQIDAVRCLGADPMQEIIVPRFIGIIISSFFLLGGGLIMSVFGGMLMGQAFAGVNFEEYLRHVPTIVSPVSVLSGLVKCFFFSLVLATVCTFRGYTTTGGAKGVGRSVVATAVTTMVCIVVMDWLTSFLGEIILQMIRGYRS; translated from the coding sequence ATGACGTTCGTAATCTCCATTCTCGACGAAGTGGGCGGAACACTTCTTTTCCTTCGCAATATTCTAAGAACACTTTTTCAAAAGAAGCTGAAAACCCATGAAGTTTTTGAGCAGATTTGGAAAGTCACAGCGGACAGTTTTTTCACGACAGCAATGGCTGGATTTTTTGTCGGCGCTATTATGACAGTCCAGTTTGCGATGCAAATGAAAGAGTTTGGAGCTCTCGGATACTTGGGAGGACTGGCAACCAGCGGAACCTTCCGCGAAGTGGGTCCTCTTTTAATTGCCTTTATGCTCAGCGGAAAAGTGGGAGCATTCACCTCCGCTGAACTTGGAACGATGCGAGTGACAGAACAAATTGATGCCGTTCGCTGTCTTGGTGCAGATCCGATGCAGGAAATTATTGTCCCGCGATTTATCGGAATTATTATCTCAAGCTTCTTCCTGTTAGGAGGCGGCCTGATTATGTCTGTCTTTGGCGGCATGCTTATGGGACAGGCTTTTGCGGGCGTGAACTTTGAAGAATATCTTCGTCATGTTCCGACGATTGTTAGTCCTGTCTCTGTTCTTAGCGGACTTGTGAAATGCTTCTTTTTCTCTTTGGTTCTGGCGACGGTCTGTACTTTCCGCGGTTATACAACGACAGGCGGAGCAAAAGGCGTGGGTCGATCGGTGGTTGCCACAGCCGTCACAACAATGGTTTGTATTGTGGTGATGGATTGGCTCACAAGCTTTTTGGGTGAGATTATTCTGCAAATGATTCGGGGATATCGCTCATGA
- a CDS encoding ABC transporter ATP-binding protein, protein MIEFKNLVKRFGTRTVLNGLNLKIREGEIIFILGTSGTGKSVLLKNIVGLMTPDEGEIWIDNEEVSKFSEEQYLPVRKKCGMVFQHPALFDSLTIFENVAFGLRRHYRLDEKTIEDKVMKALKLVHLHGIVNKKPGQISYGMQKRVSLARTIALEPRVLLFDEPTTGLDPVTTTAVNQLILDLSRELKTTSLVVSHDMNCALSIADRIVVLDKGEIVALGTPDELKKSTHPLVKDFLAEVLSA, encoded by the coding sequence GTGATTGAGTTTAAAAACCTCGTAAAAAGATTCGGTACAAGGACGGTACTTAACGGATTGAATTTGAAAATCCGCGAGGGCGAGATCATTTTTATTTTGGGGACATCCGGGACAGGAAAATCGGTTCTTCTCAAAAATATCGTAGGTCTGATGACTCCTGATGAAGGCGAAATTTGGATCGACAACGAAGAAGTCTCCAAATTTTCCGAAGAACAATATCTTCCCGTCAGAAAAAAATGCGGAATGGTGTTTCAACATCCCGCTTTGTTTGATTCATTGACGATATTTGAAAACGTTGCTTTCGGTTTGCGCCGGCACTATCGCTTGGACGAAAAAACGATTGAAGACAAAGTGATGAAGGCTCTGAAGCTCGTGCATTTACATGGGATCGTGAATAAAAAGCCCGGCCAAATTTCTTATGGAATGCAAAAACGAGTGAGCTTAGCACGAACCATCGCACTTGAGCCCCGGGTTTTGCTTTTCGACGAGCCGACGACGGGACTGGATCCGGTCACAACAACGGCGGTGAATCAGTTGATTCTTGATCTTTCCCGTGAACTCAAAACCACCTCGTTGGTGGTTAGTCATGACATGAATTGCGCTCTGTCTATTGCGGATCGAATTGTCGTTTTAGACAAAGGCGAGATTGTCGCTCTGGGCACGCCTGACGAATTAAAAAAATCCACGCACCCGCTTGTGAAAGACTTTTTAGCTGAGGTTCTCAGCGCATGA